tttaagtGAAGAAGGTTCGAAGTCAGCCAAGACTGGATTTCTTCCAGCCGCTCCAGCAGGGTTTGAATGAGTCTATCTGGTGTGATTGGGAGAAAGACATGTCGATCATCAGCACGGGGGAGAAAACAGAGAGCACACTGTCTGAGAATTGACCCCAACGGTACAAtataaagggagaaaaaaagagtaaaCGTGGGTTATATCAGAATGCAGGAATAAAGAAcaaacttttaattatttactttgcacattacaaaatatatttaccCATAAATCAGCacaatttcattaaaatttcacttttttaaaatttcacaAAAGATTGAGGAGATACACCGCATAACACATAAAATCTACACCTAAAACTCCTACAGCTGCTGACTTAAGGCATAATATCACTTGGCTTCATATAAACAAATTCAaagcgattttttttttgtcaatgcgTGTAATGGTTTTATACTCAATCACAAAGAAAATGTGATAGTTATAAAAATACAGTCAAATTAGCCTTAGGTTTcatgtcacaataataataataataataataataatacataggAGAATTATACCAAGTCAAATAAGGAAAGATACAGTAAGAAATGAATTCTTGACATTCAGAAATCCACCACTAAGCAGCACAGATCATCTACTGACAGTGGCGTAATTTCTTTAGCTGTTTTTGCTTCTATTGGCTTAAACAACATAGCAATAAGCCTTACtgttaggaagaaaaaaaaacactttttatcaACACATAATTGACACCAAGGAGCTGCATCGTTCACCTTCTCACATCTATCATTAGGATTCTTGCTTTGGTAATCATTTACAATCACATGGCCAGAGCTGATTCCAGATCATGGCTGGTATATAGTATAATGCTTTTTAAAGAATTATGTTGTAGCTACAAGGTGTTAAAAGAACAGCCACGAATTGTGtaaaaatttgtgtaatttgagCAGATGACTGGAAACGTAAGTAAGGTAAATGTATGGTCATAAAGTAAGGTAGTATGAACTAAGGTAAAACATGGGCTGAAATTTTTATTGGCAGttgttgttaaatataaattgcCACAATCTCACGTGATCTGTTTCATATTATTTAATTGCTTgtattatttgatttgattatttcatagattaaaaaaaaaataaattagcacaactcttcagtTTCTCGGTTTACCTGACTTCACCCTatatttaaaggtcccatattttactatttctttaacaggatAAGACCCCCCCAAAGACCCCcccccaaagtgtgtgttaatgttttgctcagaaaatttttaatttcataAATCAAATTCCTTTATTTCATTCCTTCTTCAAATGCACTGTTTTAGTGTCTAtgcaaatgagctactgctgaccACACCCCTTCAGGGAATAGAACATCTGCACAGTAAACCAGTGGACTTAAGTTAGGTACACCAATTTCCTTTTAAACACCAGCACTTCTGATCAAATACCACCCAGTTATAGAACAGATTTATTTAGGATCATATTAATCCATAACCCTTTGGATATTAAATATCCGTTAACTCCTAATTTTTTTGAAATGATCTatctattaatttttaatatcctGATTTCATATTTCTGTAAAGATGCTTTAAGACAACTTCCACTGTTAGAAGAGCTCtacaaattaaattgatttgaattgaattgaactgattTAAATCACATTgagtggcatggtggcatagtggttagcattgagtttgcatgttctccccatgctttgtAGGCTTCCTCCGGTTAGTCTAAAGACAGACTAGAAGAACTTAACATTTCCGAGTTTCAAAATTCCCGATTGTGTGCCCTTTAATAGATTGGCAACCCATCCAGTATGTACCCCGCCTAGTGCCCCATGTCCCCTAGGACAGGTTCCTcgcttcctgtgaccctgtaaagAATAAGTGCTATACAGAAAAGGTGAAACTGGTGCCAAACTGGCCAGAATACGTCCAAACTAGATTTTAAAGATACTTTAATAGAGGAATTTTAAGGTCCTACTGGTGTAGGTGTTGTGTGCATAAATTTCAAAGCATAATGCTTTTACCTTTTTTACATTCATATCTGGTTACATTGCATCCGTATTCCATTGTTGTCCCGTTGTCAAGAAGGCGACCTTTATTTCCGTGCATCTTGTTGTGTTGCCGGTGTTATTTTATCCCTAATTTAATTTGTGATCAATAGAATGCCGCACACAAATGGGATCCTTTTAATAAACTCAGTATCATTAAACAGATCTAGTACATCATGTCTGTTGTGGAGTATGCCTTGTTCTAGGAACAGCTTCTCtgacttttctttttgctctctggaactattttaaacttttacaatGAATATTATACATCTTAATGTGCACCAACCCTGATAAATAAGTTTTGAGGCAACAGGAATCCAAAAGTGTCTCTATGTAACGAGTTGCATTTGTTCCCTGCCTACATACCCAGCACAAGCAAAACACGTACCATGGACTCCTGACTCTAAACTGCAGTGAGATCCCACATAGCAACCCTCATTCGGTTGTCTTGATGTCTCCACATTAATATGCATGTTATCCGGTTAGGTCAGGTGTAGGCAAGTTCAGTCCTAGAGAGCCGCAATAGTGCAGAGTTCAGCTCCAACCCTAATCAAACACATCTGAACAAGCTAATCAAGGTCTTCAGAATTACTAAGACTGCAGTTGGAGCTGAAGGACTCTGCAGGACTGTGGCTCTCTAGCGCCAAACTTGCCTACTCCTGGGTTAGTGTGACTGTCGTAAAACTGAGTGCAGGGTAAGAGAATCTATCCTGCCAGTTCATCATAAACACATTGACATTCTGATTGACACTAGGGGCATTTTCCCATAGCCAATCCTCCTACCTTTGTGTTTTTGGGATGTAGGAGAAAGTCGGAGAAAGTTACATAACCTCGGACGGAACGTTCAGAACTCCACACAAACACGAGCGTGAGGCAGCAACACTACTGAATAGCACTACAGGTAGTGCTGCCAAAACAGAGTTTAACAGTTGGTGTTATCCTTCTTTACATTCATGAGTAGAGTCCTGATTGGCAACAATCGTTTTCTAGCAGCTGACATCGTAGGACTTCATCACAATCTCCCTCCGTACCTGTCTGGTGCGAACTGGGCATTGCGGTCGCCCAACCCCAAACAGCAATGCCAGTCCGCCAAGCACCTGCACCCATGCACCAACCCAGCCGAAATACAGAGAACCAGCCGGGCGCAGGGTCAGACTGGGCAACTTGTGCAAGTCCAGCCCTTGAAAGTCAGACATGTTTGATACAAGTTCCACCCCAAGTTTGGGCAAGTGATGGGTGTAGATGCTCAACGCTGCGAGACTGAGCACACCAGCAAGTGCGACCAGCattcctccagctccagctaCGTTTCTAAGTGGCGTGTCCGTCCAACAGCGGGCACCGACACTGGCCAGCACAATCCCCGAGCCACACAGGAACAGAGATGAGAGCACAAGTCCCCGAGTGGCGCGGACACGTGAGTCATGTTGGTACGGTCCAGATACAGGCCAGCACTCCCGCAATTCGGAGTGCACGACCTGCAAGCAGCTCTCCCATAGTCCGTCTGAGCGGAGGAGCAGAAGCTCGATGCCTCCGCCATCACCTGACCCAATCCTTCCCAAACGAACCTGGCCTTCCCGCCATTGAGGCGTGATGGCTGCCGTGAACACCAGCACCAGTCCCAAGGGAGCGAAGACAATGCCAGTCACTATCGAAGCCGGCGTGTGCATTGTGAGCGGTGTCACAGCAACAGAAACAGTTTCGAGGTTTTCAGCGTTCGATGAATGATTGTTCACGGCtgggaaacaaaaacaacatctaATGAAAGATCGGAATCAGAATGGGTAAAGAGAGAAAACAGCACAGCTACTGacccacataaaaaaataaaaacactgaaacacaaataaatcaatGCAAAGAATTTGAGATTTCATAAAAGACAGACGAGCACTCACACCGAGGGAGGATTCCAGGACTTTCCACAATCCAGATGTTCACGAACGATGTGTTTGCTCAGAGCAAGTccgatcattgtgtgtgtgtgtatatctgtgtgtgtgtgtcagactcTGTCGTTCTTTTCTCCTCCAAGCTGAAATACAGAATGGCTCCAAACATCACCGTTACCCATGGCAACCAGCAGACTGGAGGTGAATGTCTGTCTGTTGCTAAGAGACCGTAACCTAGACGATCTCCTGGCTACGTGCTGGTCATTTACATCGGGCTCGCTATGTTCAgctacaagtgtgtgtgtgtgtccttgctGCTTTGGACTTTATTAGTTTGAAGTGTGCGTGCATGAATGTGTGTTTGTCgttgtgtttttgtcttgtaaatattGAAAGACAATTATGGAGGaggacaagagaaaaaaaaatctcgctCTCTTTCACTGTCTTgctcgctctctcacacacacgcacttttcACTGGTCATATGCGTGTGTACAAGGCATATCTGATGATTTTATTGAAAACATGACAAAGACGTTAAACATTAGAAGAAGTCAGTGGTGGAAGACGAAGAAAAGAAGCAAGGCCGAATAGATTTAATATTCATCTCTAATAAAGTTAATTATGGAGATTCATCTGTAATGGAATCATTACATTTGATTAAGCTaaagtggtggccaaaagtattaatatGGCATATGCCATTATACAGGGTGGGTAAAATAAAACTAGGCATTTAACATTGGTAATAAAATCCATATTTCTGatacaaatttattgaaacaattgtgcatgtactttattacataggGAAATTAAaccaaatctttaaatttcaacatagacacctccagggtctgggttcgattcccaccacgGGGTCtaagtgcatggagtttgcatgttctccccgtacttgcTGTGTTTCCTATGGGTACTCCAGTTtacccccacagtccaaagacatgcagattagactcattagtgtttccaaattgcccatagtgtaagAATGCTCTTGtataataggaataaatacaatagtgatcaccctagttggactacagaggtttccaAGGAGGACAGATGGAgttaattaaaggaaaaaatatgtggcaggacttttactttctgtagCCGAGGCATCAACCTCTGCACTAAAGCGACTAAAACTAGCGAATTTCCAAGTAAATTGCAAACAGATATGGCAAATTTATGTACATGATGTTTACTTAGGAAACGATTAAGCAGGCATAGATAGAACAGCTGACACCAAAGTCTCTGTCAGTTATCACTGTCTGTAGACGTCTTTTTGACTCGacgacttcatactaaatattgattaatTGTCATTGCATGAAATGGTTATACACTGAATTCTTATGTTCTTGATTGtcgttattttaattatttaaaagtggCATTAAAACACAATTCCTATTTTCccaatacagttaaaccttggattgcgagcataattcattccttGTATATTGAAGCACTTGTAtgtcaaagcaaatttcccccatTAGAattaatggaaactcagatgatttatttcacagcccaaaaatatgcataaatagttaacactaaatataaagtaaaaataaaactaattaacgtGCACTTTGTTTAGCTGTAGGGATTGAGAgagggctactgtgtaggacgactttcacaaaCATGCGCATGCgtaaacacatgcacactaaTCACTTCTCTGTTGgcaaacttctttaacaagcaACCTCTCTAATAACAattgcttttgcctccttttgaggattttgcGGAAATGTAACATTACATTGTCGTTAAACAGATTCCTCTCCCGCACTGCTGCAGCCTTTTTaaccatttcttttttcccGTTGTTGCAGTCACTACATTtgaacatgaaaaagaaaaaatgttatagtaaacagtacatgcgtgaaTGGTGGTTGACTGTACAAGTGACGCACATGCACAGATACTGAGCATGGGGGatgattacccataatcccacACCACACACGAGAGAAAAACAGTTGGctaagttgtgatcatgtgacgcttggcagacaaagcgcatgcgTACTAttcgtatatcaagacctcactcgtttatcaagacaaacaaaacgtcttgcaaaacgcttacagaccaagttactaccattccaaggtttcactgtacatttGGCCAGCACTGTAGGTATAGAAATTGATGGGGATTAATTTAACCTGGACTAAACTAGCCTGACTAAACTAGACTAAAGAACGATTGATTTGTCCGTGAGTCACTGTGTAGATGTTGtttctttgtatgtgtgtgtgtgtgtgtgtgtgtgtgtgtgtgtgtgatgtgtattGATACACAGGTTATAATAAGTCATATTGATTAAATGGTAAATTGCTAAATTGATATATTGGTAAACATATTGATTTATATAATGAACTATAAGACATGCACCAGAAAACTCACAAcagaatgtgtgtgcgtgtgtgtttgcaggCAAACTGATTGACCTGACAGCCTGTCATTATAGTTTTGTGTCATTACCGCCTTGTCACTGCTAGAATAAGTACAGGTGCATTAACATCTCAAACACTGAGCCTTACACAACAAAATCAGAACATACCGTCATCCAGGATGCCATGGCAACACAGGAACAAACACGGATTAATATAGAGCTATGCTTTGTTTAACacacgcacccacacacacacatagtcttgTGTTCATTAGAAATGTGTGGTTACTGTATTATTgtgtattagtttttttttttttttgcacaaagcaTTCTCTCTGGCTACGGTGCAACACTCTCGAGTGATTAAAAACTCATCTTTTGTTTGAAATATTCTCAATTGACTTGCAGAATTATTAAGGAGCACAGTCCTCCTCCTACTCACTCTCTGTCCTTTAACCATCTGGCGAGTGATATCGTGTCATCTCAGTACTTGCGATAAGACTCATATCCTGATTTGCTAAGGGGTTTGCATGTGTGGAGGGCATGAAAAACGTGCTAGCTTGCTTATTAAGGGTCTACCGGaaattgtgttgtttaaatgagcatgtggtgtttatttatttatttatttatttatttattgtatttgtaaatatgcaatttGTAATGCATCTAGAAAAAAAGAGCTGGATGACTGTATATCCGGGTTGGTGTAAGAGTCAATGCAAAAagttcttttatgtttttatttattacattgtaataaaaattgcaaaatatttaaaaatcattcacTTTCTGTTTTATGATTGATTAGTTGCAAGAATTCCGTCTCATCTATGGCTTAAattgtgtttacttttttttttttttttttatgtttgtcatTAAATAGAAACCGAAGTGCATATAAGTACATTAAAATAGATCTTGGTGGTTATAAGTTTATAAAGTTTGTCACCCGGCATGTGAGTACAATGTACTGAATGTAATGggggccaaattccacaaccctcgttccgtgcaaaaattatttccaaagttcagctgagactctTATAAAGCTTTTGCAGTCTCAACTCAAGTTGGTATATTATGGTGTAACTAGCAAAATAGCTAAGCAGAACTAGCCATTCCAGAGAAAGACAATTTGAAATAAAGCTATGGTGCATAACTTTGCCTAAGCTATGGAGCATGATTTAGCTCAATGAGAGTGCAGGAACTTCATATCAGAGTCTAAGCTAAATGAATTGTACTGTAATgcacaaaataagaaataataaaacttaCATACTAAACCTACCTATCTCTttacactatataaataaaatagatttttttaaataatacaatttctTGACGAGAGGAGAATCGAGAGAGTCAGAAATAGAGCTCAAAGCTTCCTAAACTGtgaattttttatctttaccaTGACAACCAAAGATTAAAGAAACAAGTGGTTTGgttcttgttatttttttttacattcatacacattcacatttcatacaaacttaaataattcttttgattgtgctaaaaaaaaaagctgctttgcgacaatgtcaactgttaaaatcgctatacaaataaaatagaatagaatagaattgaattgaattgaattgagacTTTAAGTGATTTGGAAGCTACTGCAGAGTTATTTATAGCCGTTATAAGGTTGTGATGTATTGGTAATGGTACAAGCTCTCTAGATAGAACATGACCAGCATGCTGTCTCTATATTTTAACTCTATGGACTCAATTTATACCACGTCATGTTTTCACGTAACATGGTAAAACTGAAATGATAAAATCTAGGGGAATTAAAGATCCTCGAACTAAACAAAGACATTATTGAATAACCTTTCATTCTGAGAGTGGAAGTTCATAACAGAACTAGCATTGTGTAAACTGCATGAGGTCATGATGTCACGAACTTGGCTCACTTTTCCTTTTACTTCAGAATTACAGTTAACAAACAGATGTCAAAAGGATGTATCATgttaaatccatccatccatccatccatccatctaggaacttctatagtccaactagggaccgtgtaGGCCAGTGGTGGGTACTGTTGTATTTTATCCCATTTTTATGATGGTGGCAGGACCTCcgctcaacattcacacacaccacGAGCAAATTGAActcagaccctgaaggtgtgacGGCGCTAATCACTATGCCACTGTACCGCCgttattattcaattcaattcatttcaattttacttttatagcgcttttaacagtggttATTGTCTTaaaacagcttcacaaaaatgaaaagaaaattttaaaacaaaatttatggaagtgagtacagtatgtgtgagaaaaatgtgtctacagtaaataataataagattgtctctgatgagcaagccaagagtGAAGGCGagcagtggcaaggaaaaactccctgagatggcaataggaagaaaccttgagagaacccAGACGAATAAACGgtatagaaattatataacattatgtgtgttatgttaaatacaaataaatattcagCAATCATATGACATCTTAGTTAAGACACTTAGTCAAgtggtttcattttatttttttattttcattataaaagtAGACGAAATACAAAAGCAAAGGCGTTAATGTTGCAAAATTATCAATCGATATACAATGGAAACACAAAGCAGTTGAAATGCTTGTGATGTGAAATCCGAAatattccacaaaaaaaaattatcaggtCATCAATCAAAATTGTGATCAGGGATTTGCTTTTCctggtgtttttcttttttttgtggttcattaattctttatttttttagctaaaTGTGGGAGGACGAGAGGCTACGTGGCCGTGAAACCCGTAATGCCCGAGCAGCCTCGAAATGTGCGGAGTCATGTGGCGCTGTGCAACAAAAGGCCACCAGCTACTGATCTTTCACAGGTGAAACACTGAGGCAGAAATGTGGCTCCGCGGGCAGGAAATGTGTGACGTTCAAAGTCCAAAACCGCAGGCTAGCGTGAAGCTACAGAGTCCTGACCGGAAGTGTATGAACCTACTCAGGCTTAGGAGGCTCATACGTGAAGTTAATGCAATCTACACAAGCATGCATAAGCAATACCACTACCATGTCCTCTACTGTGTTTGTTCCTTCCATAGAAATCATGAGAAAGCATAGAAAGCAGCGGTGATGGGTGATGTT
This genomic stretch from Clarias gariepinus isolate MV-2021 ecotype Netherlands chromosome 13, CGAR_prim_01v2, whole genome shotgun sequence harbors:
- the cldn23l gene encoding claudin-23; its protein translation is MHTPASIVTGIVFAPLGLVLVFTAAITPQWREGQVRLGRIGSGDGGGIELLLLRSDGLWESCLQVVHSELRECWPVSGPYQHDSRVRATRGLVLSSLFLCGSGIVLASVGARCWTDTPLRNVAGAGGMLVALAGVLSLAALSIYTHHLPKLGVELVSNMSDFQGLDLHKLPSLTLRPAGSLYFGWVGAWVQVLGGLALLFGVGRPQCPVRTRQVRREIVMKSYDVSC